The following proteins come from a genomic window of Pirellulales bacterium:
- a CDS encoding EAL domain-containing protein, with translation MLNDLETLSDSNVLYVAPRLPQTRHALESLFEQNELAAAEPYRGVLAIHFHPARFEKLSDPLAAVLSREELQDTKCCVGRLGAEPSQAELMQTESLQSFFAWVRGQWLTGMVRDRRLTTFFQPIVECRDPSKVFAHECLLRGRRTDGQFVSPDRLYSTARDVDQLDLLDQAAKITHIESAARFSLSTQIFINFNLGATHNFDACLAKTLAAIHASGIPAERFVFEVTESDKIEDSDRLKQVLASYRQMGFRVALDDLGSGYASLNSLTQIKPDFIKLDMQLIRAVHRDPYKSCVAAKLLEMARDLKVATVVEGVEERAEWQWAADHGADFAQGYLFARPAAMPPQPQFFPGT, from the coding sequence ATGTTGAACGATTTGGAAACGTTGTCGGATTCGAACGTGCTGTATGTGGCGCCGCGGTTGCCGCAGACCCGGCACGCACTCGAATCGTTGTTCGAGCAAAACGAACTTGCCGCCGCCGAACCGTATCGAGGTGTTCTGGCGATCCATTTTCACCCGGCCAGGTTCGAAAAACTTTCGGATCCGCTGGCCGCCGTGCTCTCGCGCGAAGAGCTGCAAGACACGAAATGCTGCGTCGGCCGCCTCGGGGCCGAGCCCTCGCAAGCCGAGTTGATGCAGACCGAATCGTTGCAAAGCTTCTTTGCCTGGGTGCGCGGCCAATGGCTTACCGGCATGGTTCGCGACCGCCGGCTGACGACCTTCTTCCAGCCGATCGTCGAGTGCCGGGATCCGTCGAAAGTGTTCGCGCATGAATGCTTGCTGCGCGGCCGGCGGACCGATGGCCAATTCGTTTCTCCCGACCGCCTCTATTCGACCGCTCGCGACGTGGACCAGCTTGATCTGCTAGACCAGGCCGCGAAGATCACGCACATCGAGTCGGCCGCCCGGTTTTCACTCTCCACGCAAATCTTCATCAATTTCAATCTTGGCGCCACGCACAACTTCGACGCTTGCCTTGCGAAAACACTGGCAGCGATCCACGCGTCGGGAATACCCGCCGAGCGGTTCGTCTTCGAAGTCACCGAAAGCGATAAGATCGAAGACTCCGACCGGCTCAAGCAAGTGCTCGCCAGCTATCGGCAGATGGGCTTTCGGGTGGCCCTCGATGATCTGGGCTCCGGCTATGCCTCGCTGAATTCGCTGACGCAAATCAAGCCCGACTTCATCAAGCTCGACATGCAATTGATCCGCGCCGTACACCGCGATCCGTATAAATCGTGTGTCGCCGCGAAGCTGCTCGAGATGGCCCGCGATCTGAAGGTGGCGACGGTGGTCGAAGGCGTGGAAGAACGAGCCGAATGGCAATGGGCCGCCGACCACGGCGCCGATTTCGCCCAGGGCTACCTATTCGCCCGCCCCGCCGCCATGCCTCCGCAACCGCAGTTCTTCCCGGGGACGTAA
- a CDS encoding sugar phosphate isomerase/epimerase family protein: MPALKIGIAIASLRQPFAKALFTAASLGATAVEIDARTDLKPAELSQTGLRQLRKMLDDRGLRVSAIAYPTRRGYQIAEQLEARVAGTKEAMKLAYALGTSVVVNQVGRVPAESSGEEWNLLVEALTDLGRFGQHTGAQLAAQTGTESGADLARLIAALPAASIGVDLDPGSLLANDFSPIEAVEALGPHVVHVHATDGVRDLARGRGLEVPLGRGSADYPAILSRLEESGYRGWFTIFRRAAADPVAEIGAAVQYLQSL; this comes from the coding sequence GTGCCAGCCCTGAAAATCGGCATCGCGATCGCAAGCTTGCGTCAACCCTTTGCGAAAGCGCTATTTACCGCCGCTAGCTTAGGGGCAACGGCCGTCGAAATCGACGCCCGAACCGATCTAAAGCCGGCTGAATTATCGCAAACCGGCCTTCGACAATTGCGAAAAATGCTCGACGATCGAGGGCTGCGGGTTTCGGCGATTGCGTATCCCACTCGCCGCGGCTATCAGATCGCCGAGCAGCTCGAAGCCCGGGTGGCCGGCACCAAAGAGGCCATGAAGCTGGCGTATGCGCTGGGCACGTCGGTCGTGGTCAATCAAGTGGGCCGCGTTCCGGCCGAATCGAGCGGCGAGGAGTGGAATTTGCTCGTCGAAGCGCTCACCGATTTGGGGCGTTTTGGCCAACACACGGGCGCCCAACTTGCCGCGCAAACCGGCACCGAAAGCGGCGCTGATCTGGCCCGGCTGATCGCCGCATTGCCGGCCGCATCGATCGGCGTCGATCTCGATCCCGGCAGCTTGCTCGCAAACGATTTTTCGCCGATCGAGGCGGTCGAAGCTCTCGGGCCACATGTCGTTCATGTGCATGCCACCGACGGTGTTCGGGATTTGGCGCGCGGTCGAGGCCTGGAAGTTCCGCTGGGCCGCGGCTCGGCGGACTACCCCGCCATTTTGAGCCGGCTCGAGGAATCGGGTTATCGCGGCTGGTTTACGATTTTTCGCCGCGCGGCCGCCGACCCCGTCGCCGAGATCGGCGCTGCGGTACAATACTTGCAAAGCCTGTAA
- a CDS encoding Nif3-like dinuclear metal center hexameric protein encodes MTTVATIAEFLEHFAPPRLAEEWDNVGLLVGSRDAQVYRVMTCLTLTAESVAEAVRDRAELIVTHHPLPFRPLRRLTSETVEGRLLLELIAARVAVYSPHTAFDSAGRGINQRLAEGLELLDIAPLGPDASDPTIGSGRFGQLDPPTPLGELASRAARFLKIDGMHLVGDPRQAIRRVAVACGSAGELLGRAIACKCDCFVTGETRFHTSLEARAEKISLLLVGHFASERFAVEQLAELLGVQFPDLKIWASRAERDPLQWFSPSCPANQAGC; translated from the coding sequence ATGACGACTGTCGCCACGATCGCCGAATTTCTCGAACACTTCGCTCCGCCGCGCTTGGCCGAGGAATGGGACAACGTCGGACTGCTGGTGGGGAGCAGAGACGCGCAAGTTTACCGCGTCATGACTTGTCTCACTCTCACTGCCGAAAGCGTCGCCGAAGCGGTGCGGGATCGGGCCGAACTTATCGTGACGCACCATCCGTTGCCGTTTCGTCCTTTGCGGCGATTGACGAGCGAAACGGTCGAAGGCCGCCTATTGCTCGAATTGATCGCGGCGCGCGTGGCCGTTTACAGCCCTCACACGGCTTTCGACTCGGCCGGCCGCGGGATCAATCAGCGACTCGCCGAAGGGCTGGAACTGCTGGATATCGCCCCGCTTGGGCCGGATGCATCCGACCCGACGATCGGCAGCGGCCGCTTTGGCCAACTCGATCCGCCCACGCCACTCGGCGAACTCGCATCGCGAGCCGCACGATTCTTGAAGATCGATGGAATGCATCTCGTCGGCGATCCGCGGCAGGCGATCCGTCGAGTGGCCGTCGCCTGTGGTAGCGCGGGCGAATTGCTGGGGCGGGCAATCGCTTGCAAGTGCGATTGTTTCGTCACCGGCGAAACCCGTTTCCACACCTCACTCGAGGCCAGGGCCGAGAAAATATCGCTCCTGTTGGTGGGCCATTTCGCCAGCGAACGATTCGCCGTCGAGCAGCTAGCGGAGTTGCTCGGGGTGCAATTTCCAGATCTGAAGATTTGGGCAAGCCGTGCGGAACGCGATCCGTTGCAATGGTTCTCGCCAAGCTGTCCGGCGAATCAGGCAGGCTGTTGA
- a CDS encoding PDZ domain-containing protein, which produces MLRRPAALLSLPLIFCLCSLLHGAEIFVAPSGNDANPGTRQQPLVSFAAAQRAARAAAKEARAAVHVWFLSGTYSLPETIVFKPEDSGTADRPVVYAAAPGQDAVISGGDELHLTWKPYRDHILQAAVAADFDTDQLFVDGKPQPMARYPNYNAAAEYWNGFAADALSPARVARWSDPAGGFIHASHGAMWGSLHYRITGKDKSGKLLYEGGWQNNRPTGMHGEYRFVENIFEELDAPGEWFLDHKTHTLYFYPPAGIDPAKARIESVRLRHLIELRGAPQRPVRFVTFRGLTFEHARRTFMETREPLLRSDWRIYRGGAVLFTGCEDCALEHCTLANLGGNAVFLSDYNRRVAVRSCHIHEVGASGVAFVGDPAAVREAVFDYGRGHDYQAMDKTPGPKTDNYPAECTVEDCLIHRIGRIEKQAAGVEISMSSKIAVRHCSIYETPRAGINIGDGCWGGDVVEGCDVFDTVRETGDHGSFNSWGRDRNWDAAHPPETRTIDGKPTFVFMDAVAPVVLRNNRWRCDHGWDIDLDDGSSNFEIYDNLCLHGGLKNREGYGRIVSNNIMVGNSFHPHVWYAHSGDVFTHNIVMTEYRPIGMPAVWGKKVDENLFPNAAALKQAQKFGGDAHSIAGDPLFVDAAAGDFQVKPDSPALKIGFKNFPMNDFGVESPELRRLARQPQIGNGREATVAPESSRLWLGAQIKSVQSPEEVSATGLPRAEGVLLLEVADPSAAANAGLRRMDVVLALGGKTVADATGLEHLWKSASHDQPLVVEVYRNQSVVKLTLPPTKRVSQ; this is translated from the coding sequence ATGCTTCGCCGGCCCGCCGCGCTGCTGTCTCTGCCGCTGATCTTTTGTCTTTGCTCGTTGCTCCACGGGGCCGAGATATTCGTCGCTCCAAGCGGCAATGATGCGAATCCCGGCACGCGCCAGCAGCCGCTCGTCTCGTTTGCCGCAGCGCAGCGTGCCGCCCGAGCGGCCGCCAAGGAAGCCCGCGCAGCGGTGCACGTCTGGTTTCTCTCCGGCACATATTCGTTGCCCGAGACGATCGTTTTCAAGCCGGAAGATTCGGGAACTGCGGATCGGCCGGTCGTCTATGCCGCGGCGCCGGGACAAGATGCCGTGATCAGCGGCGGCGATGAGTTGCATCTGACGTGGAAGCCTTATCGCGATCATATCCTGCAAGCCGCGGTTGCCGCCGATTTCGACACCGATCAGCTCTTCGTCGACGGCAAGCCGCAGCCGATGGCCCGGTATCCAAACTACAACGCAGCGGCCGAGTATTGGAACGGGTTTGCAGCCGATGCACTTAGCCCCGCGCGAGTTGCCCGTTGGAGCGACCCCGCCGGCGGCTTCATCCACGCCTCGCATGGCGCGATGTGGGGCAGCCTGCACTATCGCATCACCGGCAAAGATAAAAGCGGCAAGTTGCTCTACGAAGGGGGCTGGCAAAACAATCGTCCCACGGGGATGCACGGCGAATATCGCTTCGTCGAAAATATCTTCGAAGAACTCGATGCCCCCGGCGAATGGTTTCTGGACCACAAGACCCACACGCTCTATTTCTATCCGCCCGCGGGCATCGATCCGGCAAAGGCGCGGATCGAAAGCGTGCGGCTGCGGCACTTGATCGAACTGCGCGGCGCGCCGCAACGGCCGGTGCGATTCGTCACCTTCCGCGGATTGACGTTCGAGCATGCGCGGCGAACCTTCATGGAAACCCGCGAGCCGCTGTTGCGCAGCGATTGGCGAATCTACCGCGGCGGAGCGGTGTTGTTCACCGGCTGCGAAGATTGCGCGCTCGAGCATTGCACGCTCGCCAATTTGGGCGGCAATGCCGTTTTCCTGAGCGACTACAACCGCCGCGTTGCCGTGCGCTCCTGCCATATCCACGAGGTCGGCGCCAGCGGCGTGGCCTTTGTCGGCGATCCGGCGGCGGTGCGCGAAGCGGTGTTCGACTATGGCCGTGGCCATGACTATCAGGCAATGGATAAAACGCCCGGGCCGAAGACCGACAACTACCCCGCCGAATGCACGGTCGAAGATTGCTTGATCCACCGCATCGGCCGGATCGAAAAACAAGCGGCGGGCGTCGAGATATCGATGTCTTCCAAGATCGCCGTCCGGCATTGCTCGATCTACGAAACACCACGGGCCGGAATCAATATCGGCGACGGCTGCTGGGGCGGCGATGTGGTCGAGGGTTGCGACGTGTTCGACACGGTGCGCGAGACGGGCGACCACGGTTCGTTCAACTCCTGGGGCCGCGATCGAAATTGGGACGCCGCCCATCCGCCCGAAACAAGGACCATCGACGGCAAACCGACATTCGTTTTCATGGATGCCGTCGCGCCGGTGGTGCTGCGCAATAACCGCTGGCGCTGCGATCACGGCTGGGACATTGATCTCGACGATGGCTCGTCGAATTTCGAAATCTACGACAATCTGTGCCTGCACGGCGGCCTCAAAAACCGCGAAGGCTACGGGCGGATTGTGTCGAACAACATCATGGTCGGCAATTCGTTTCATCCGCATGTCTGGTACGCCCACAGCGGCGACGTGTTTACGCACAACATCGTGATGACCGAATATCGCCCGATCGGCATGCCGGCGGTGTGGGGCAAGAAAGTCGACGAGAATCTGTTTCCGAATGCGGCGGCCCTGAAGCAGGCGCAAAAGTTCGGTGGCGACGCCCATTCGATCGCCGGCGATCCGCTGTTTGTCGATGCGGCCGCCGGCGATTTCCAGGTCAAACCCGATTCGCCCGCGCTGAAAATCGGCTTCAAGAATTTTCCGATGAACGACTTCGGAGTCGAGAGCCCCGAGCTGCGGCGACTGGCGCGGCAGCCGCAGATCGGCAACGGCCGGGAGGCAACCGTCGCGCCAGAGTCTTCACGGCTTTGGCTCGGAGCGCAGATCAAGAGCGTGCAATCGCCCGAGGAAGTGTCGGCCACGGGTCTGCCGCGAGCCGAGGGAGTGCTGCTGCTGGAAGTGGCCGATCCGAGTGCAGCCGCCAACGCCGGCTTGCGGCGAATGGATGTCGTGCTCGCGCTCGGCGGCAAAACAGTCGCCGATGCGACCGGCCTCGAACACCTCTGGAAGTCCGCCTCCCACGACCAGCCGCTCGTCGTCGAAGTGTATCGAAATCAGAGCGTAGTCAAGCTGACGCTTCCGCCAACGAAACGAGTAAGCCAGTAA
- a CDS encoding VIT domain-containing protein, whose product MSHSRAYYRTAAIPLSVFGLVFGSLLLAPIAARGQGILVNVNPTEQVRLPRPIIIWPHPHPWPVPVQEHCYKIKSLEVNVRLTEQVAKVQVSQAFVNTGSRPIEVSLVFPLPYDGAIDQLTLLIDGKEVAAKLLPAKEARSRYEEIVRKNRDPALLEWVGTGMFQTSVFPVPPGGERKVTLRYTQLCRKTDGVTDFLFPLSTAKYTSTPVESIKFHVAIESINPIKNVYSPTQSIDIKRPDDEHAVVDYRAENEIPNSDFRLFYDIGRGSVGASVLSYRPEEHGKGEKDGYFLLLASPEIKAADAERQKKTVVFVVDRSGSMSGPKIEQAKGAVKFVLDNLHKGDLFNIIAFDSEVESWRPELQRFNDETRKKALGFVDGIYAGGSTNIDGALKTALTQLKDPSRPNIVLFMTDGLPTDGEQDEAKIVANSKEYNKVHARIFTFGVGFDLNSRLLDRLSSENFGQSEFVRPNENIETTVSALYRRISAPVLSDLKIVWDLDADKSEYGKPVNRVYPRAAHDLFAGEQLVIVGRYKHGGAAKVKISGTVDGKPESFSFAANLVDRSGDEGLAFIEKLWAVRRVGEILDELDLKGKNEELVKELVMLSTKHGIITPYTSFLADETASHSTFSENVGAADRRLDALKETDGEIGVEQRAAKSSLQNAQTAAAADAAQSYSGPVTANAGTLTLSGSGTYNGGGGRGAAFAPASRFAFGGGKSSAAPAMPVAGGEAKEAVEKDAQNIAENVRHVGAKVFYRRGKEWVDSALSEEQQKHPIKIERYSHDYFDLVDRFGHDVAKYMTFDDPVIVEIDGKAYSF is encoded by the coding sequence ATGTCTCACTCGCGCGCTTATTATCGAACCGCCGCGATTCCGCTGTCGGTTTTTGGCTTGGTCTTCGGGAGCCTGCTGCTAGCACCGATCGCAGCCCGGGGGCAAGGCATCTTGGTGAATGTGAATCCCACGGAGCAGGTGCGCCTGCCGCGGCCGATCATTATCTGGCCGCATCCGCACCCTTGGCCGGTGCCCGTGCAGGAGCATTGCTACAAAATCAAATCGCTCGAGGTCAACGTTCGCCTAACCGAGCAAGTGGCGAAGGTGCAGGTGAGCCAGGCGTTTGTGAACACCGGCAGCCGTCCGATCGAAGTGTCGCTGGTATTTCCGCTCCCCTACGACGGAGCCATCGACCAACTCACGCTCCTGATCGACGGCAAGGAAGTGGCGGCCAAACTGCTCCCCGCCAAGGAAGCTCGCTCTCGCTACGAAGAAATCGTGCGCAAGAACCGCGATCCGGCACTTCTGGAATGGGTCGGAACGGGAATGTTTCAGACGAGCGTCTTCCCCGTGCCGCCGGGCGGCGAACGCAAGGTTACGCTGCGCTACACGCAACTTTGCCGAAAAACGGACGGCGTCACCGATTTCTTGTTCCCGCTAAGCACCGCGAAATACACCTCGACGCCCGTCGAATCGATCAAATTTCATGTCGCCATTGAAAGCATCAACCCCATAAAGAATGTTTATAGCCCGACACAATCGATCGATATCAAGCGTCCCGACGATGAACATGCGGTCGTCGATTATCGCGCCGAGAATGAAATTCCGAACTCCGATTTCCGCCTGTTTTACGACATCGGCCGCGGCTCGGTCGGAGCGAGTGTGTTGAGCTATCGGCCCGAGGAACACGGCAAGGGCGAGAAGGACGGCTATTTTCTGCTCCTCGCCAGCCCGGAAATCAAAGCGGCCGACGCCGAGCGGCAGAAGAAGACGGTCGTGTTCGTCGTCGATCGCTCGGGAAGCATGAGCGGTCCGAAAATCGAGCAGGCCAAGGGAGCGGTGAAATTCGTGCTCGATAACCTGCACAAAGGCGACCTATTCAACATCATCGCCTTCGACAGCGAAGTGGAAAGCTGGCGCCCCGAATTGCAACGGTTCAACGACGAGACACGCAAGAAGGCCCTCGGCTTCGTCGACGGCATCTACGCCGGAGGAAGCACGAATATCGACGGGGCGTTGAAAACCGCGCTGACGCAGTTAAAAGATCCCAGCCGGCCAAATATCGTCCTCTTCATGACCGACGGCTTGCCGACCGACGGCGAGCAGGATGAAGCCAAGATCGTGGCCAACTCGAAGGAATACAACAAGGTGCATGCCCGGATTTTCACCTTCGGCGTCGGTTTCGATCTGAATAGCCGGCTCTTGGATCGGCTATCGAGCGAGAATTTCGGCCAGAGCGAATTCGTCCGACCGAATGAAAACATCGAAACGACTGTTAGCGCACTATATCGCCGCATCAGCGCGCCGGTGCTCAGCGATTTGAAAATCGTCTGGGATCTCGACGCCGACAAATCGGAATACGGCAAGCCGGTCAACCGTGTCTATCCGCGCGCGGCCCACGATCTATTTGCCGGCGAGCAATTGGTGATCGTCGGGCGGTATAAGCACGGCGGGGCGGCAAAAGTGAAAATCTCAGGTACCGTCGACGGCAAACCCGAGAGCTTCAGTTTCGCGGCCAACCTTGTCGATCGCAGCGGCGATGAAGGCCTGGCGTTTATCGAAAAACTGTGGGCCGTGCGCCGGGTCGGCGAAATCCTCGACGAATTGGACCTGAAAGGGAAGAACGAAGAACTGGTGAAAGAATTGGTGATGCTGTCGACTAAGCATGGCATCATCACGCCCTACACGTCGTTTCTGGCCGACGAAACGGCAAGCCATTCCACCTTCAGCGAAAACGTGGGAGCCGCCGACCGCCGCCTCGACGCGCTCAAGGAAACGGATGGCGAAATCGGCGTCGAGCAACGCGCCGCGAAATCGTCGTTGCAAAACGCACAGACCGCGGCAGCGGCCGACGCCGCCCAATCCTACAGCGGGCCCGTTACTGCAAACGCGGGCACCCTGACGTTGAGCGGTTCGGGAACGTACAACGGCGGCGGTGGCCGAGGTGCAGCATTCGCGCCCGCGTCGCGCTTCGCATTCGGGGGCGGAAAATCCTCCGCTGCGCCGGCGATGCCGGTCGCCGGCGGCGAGGCGAAAGAAGCGGTCGAAAAAGACGCCCAGAATATCGCCGAAAACGTGCGCCACGTCGGCGCAAAAGTGTTCTATCGCCGCGGCAAGGAATGGGTCGATTCGGCGCTCAGCGAAGAGCAGCAAAAGCACCCGATCAAAATCGAGCGCTACAGCCACGACTATTTCGACTTGGTCGACCGCTTCGGCCACGACGTGGCGAAATACATGACGTTCGACGACCCCGTGATCGTCGAGATCGACGGCAAAGCGTATTCCTTCTAG